One Macadamia integrifolia cultivar HAES 741 unplaced genomic scaffold, SCU_Mint_v3 scaffold1717, whole genome shotgun sequence DNA window includes the following coding sequences:
- the LOC122064691 gene encoding MATH domain and coiled-coil domain-containing protein At2g42465-like yields the protein MAKCFGGLGSKPRKKCSSSSSFRPLLCNCNLDGSVFSPLKGPARSIRDAPPAHYVLKILSFSALTKEYNSSVFEAGGYKWKLCIYPKGNKHEKGENHISIYLVMADSNSLALGWEVKASFRFSLFNQIHCNYLTAKVHGRHFNEIKKEWGFARFISLGSFRKYSNGYLVNDQCVFGVEVFDIIHDRHTWRGECLSLKKEFIRDSRYTWKITRFSQLGTDQCSSPETLIVEDYIWRISIFREGNGSAKGNNISLYLNLINHKVLPTGCKLNVSCYLRVVDQIHGMHQSHSGSEWFDDSKSSWGFKRFMPLIEFNNPEKGFLVNDTCIVEAKIAIIGKTNAFS from the exons atggCAAAGTGTTTTGGAGGTCTCGGAAGCAAACCCAGGAAGAAatgttcatcttcttcctcattccGACCTCTTCTCTGCAACTGCAATCTTGACGGCTCTGTGTTCTCACCACTTAAAG GACCAGCAAGATCAATTAGAGATGCCCCACCTGCACACTATGTCTTGAAGATTCTTTCATTTTCAGCACTTACAAAGGAATATAATTCATCGGTCTTTGAAGCCGGAGGCTACAAATG GAAGTTGTGCATCTATCCAAAAGGGAACAAacatgaaaagggggaaaatCATATTTCCATTTACTTGGTCATGGCAGATTCCAATTCATTAGCTCTTGGTTGGGAGGTTAAGGCCAGCTTCCGGTTCTCTTTGTTTAACCAAATCCATTGCAATTACTTGACAGCTAAAG TTCATGGGAGACATTTCAATGAGATCAAGAAAGAGTGGGGTTTTGCTCGATTCATTTCCCTTGGCAGTTTCAGAAAATATTCCAATGGATACTTAGTCAATGATCAATGTGTATTTGGAGTAGAGGTCTTCGATATCATCCACGATAGACATACATGGAGAGGTGAATGTTTATCGCTGAAAAAGGAATTTATTAGGGACAGCAGATACACTTGGAAGATCACAAGATTTTCACAGTTAGGGACAGATCAATGTTCGTCACCTGAGACATTAATTGTGGAGGACTACATATG GAGAATCAGTATCTTTCGAGAAGGAAATGGCAGTGCAAAGGGCAACAATATATCTTTATACTTAAATTTGATTAATCACAAAGTCCTTCCTACTGGTTGCAAACTGAATGTCTCTTGCTACTTACGAGTTGTAGACCAAATACATGGGATGCACCAAAGCCATAGCG GTAGTGAATGGTTTGATGATTCAAAGAGCTCTTGGGGTTTCAAGAGGTTCATGCCACTTATTGAATTCAACAACCCagaaaagggttttttggtGAATGATACATGCATTGTGGAAGCAAAAATTGCCATTATTGGAAAAACTAATGCATTCTCATGA